The proteins below come from a single Micromonospora citrea genomic window:
- a CDS encoding acyltransferase family protein has protein sequence MTDTDGRPHRLPALTGYRFFLALTVALVHVLSTSQLFADDALQLGLGLTTPLASAALASFFTLSGFVLTWSAPSGDTAARFWSRRFWKIVPLHVLGWAVAVAFLLATTAPSPATGVSADLEPGPAAASLLLVQGWVPSWDYLSYLNAPAWSISTEAFFYLLFPLLLPLVRRIPAHRLWRWCLTFAGGILLVSVLSPLLPGAPRLNWLPFNLNEYWFVYTFPPVRLLNFVIGMVLARIVLTGRWRRVARWKLVLGTVLAFLVTPMLPFTFIFSAALFVPLLALIPNLALADLQERGRVLRGRILVALGDASYALYIIHFPIMLIVRHLVGAERRFAAGTGVFVAVGILLVSTLVALGLHRWFEEPLRRRFAARRPVGRPDLGTGPGPAPVLPRQA, from the coding sequence GTGACCGACACCGACGGACGACCGCACCGACTGCCGGCTCTCACCGGGTACCGCTTCTTCCTCGCACTCACCGTGGCGCTGGTCCACGTCCTCTCGACGTCCCAGCTCTTCGCCGACGACGCGCTGCAACTCGGCCTCGGGCTGACCACGCCCCTGGCCTCGGCGGCCCTGGCCTCGTTCTTCACCCTCAGCGGCTTCGTCCTGACCTGGTCGGCGCCGTCGGGCGACACCGCCGCCCGGTTCTGGTCCCGCCGGTTCTGGAAGATCGTGCCCCTGCACGTGCTCGGCTGGGCCGTCGCCGTCGCGTTCCTCCTGGCGACGACCGCGCCCTCGCCGGCCACCGGGGTCTCCGCCGACCTGGAGCCCGGGCCGGCGGCGGCGAGCCTGCTGCTGGTGCAGGGATGGGTGCCGTCCTGGGACTACCTGTCCTACCTCAACGCCCCGGCCTGGTCGATCTCCACCGAGGCGTTCTTCTACCTGCTCTTCCCGCTGCTGCTGCCCCTGGTCCGACGGATCCCGGCGCACCGGCTGTGGCGGTGGTGCCTCACCTTCGCCGGCGGGATCCTGCTGGTGTCGGTGCTGAGCCCGCTGCTGCCGGGGGCGCCACGGCTGAACTGGCTGCCGTTCAACCTCAACGAGTACTGGTTCGTCTACACCTTCCCGCCGGTGCGGCTGCTGAACTTCGTGATCGGCATGGTGCTCGCGCGGATCGTGCTCACCGGCCGATGGCGCCGGGTGGCCCGCTGGAAGCTCGTCCTCGGCACCGTCCTGGCCTTCCTGGTCACGCCGATGCTGCCGTTCACCTTCATCTTCAGCGCCGCGCTGTTCGTGCCGCTGCTCGCCCTGATCCCCAACCTGGCGCTGGCGGACCTGCAGGAGCGTGGGCGGGTGCTGCGCGGCCGGATCCTGGTCGCCCTCGGCGACGCCTCCTACGCGCTCTACATCATCCACTTCCCGATCATGCTGATCGTGCGACACCTGGTCGGGGCGGAGCGGCGCTTCGCCGCCGGCACCGGAGTCTTCGTCGCGGTGGGGATCCTGCTCGTCTCGACGCTCGTCGCGCTGGGCCTGCACCGGTGGTTCGAGGAGCCGCTTCGGCGGCGCTTCGCCGCCCGGCGTCCCGTCGGCCGGCCCGACCTGGGCACCGGGCCGGGGCCGGCGCCGGTCCTGCCCCGGCAGGCCTGA
- a CDS encoding helix-turn-helix domain-containing protein, with translation MKSTSGVARNTVEQSREAAAARAIDYMRRHLSEPLQLADLARVVPFSPFHFHRLFRDVTTMTPARFLAALRMAEARRMLLHSGLTVTAISGHVGYTSAGTFTTQFSRLVGTSPGHFRQLARLLADRPCHVLAGWLRHAVAEVARPRLMLHVPDGAPGDLVLVGLRAGREATDAPTAWAVAAGGSAVPVVGRPGEYQARVVLVRGESTLTRALVDEEPTSHLVGVADLVLPQDGCAVGRVDAAPPRPTDPPALAIGPVCRLVERFTRLSGPPERAWAAGRAALATAAIA, from the coding sequence GTGAAATCGACGTCTGGCGTTGCCCGGAACACGGTGGAACAGTCCCGGGAGGCGGCTGCGGCGCGGGCCATCGACTACATGCGCCGGCATCTGTCGGAGCCGCTGCAGCTCGCCGACCTGGCCCGGGTGGTCCCGTTCAGCCCGTTCCACTTCCACCGGTTGTTCCGTGACGTGACCACGATGACCCCGGCCCGCTTCCTCGCCGCCCTGCGGATGGCGGAGGCCCGCCGGATGCTGCTGCACTCCGGCCTCACCGTGACCGCGATCAGCGGCCACGTCGGCTACACGAGCGCGGGGACCTTCACGACCCAGTTCTCCCGCCTCGTCGGCACGTCCCCGGGGCACTTCCGGCAGTTGGCCCGGCTGCTGGCCGACCGGCCCTGCCACGTCCTGGCGGGCTGGTTGCGCCACGCCGTCGCCGAGGTCGCCCGGCCCCGGCTGATGCTGCACGTGCCGGACGGCGCGCCCGGCGACCTCGTGCTGGTCGGGCTGCGGGCCGGCCGGGAGGCCACGGACGCGCCGACCGCGTGGGCGGTGGCGGCCGGCGGCTCCGCCGTACCGGTGGTGGGCCGCCCGGGCGAGTACCAGGCCCGGGTGGTGCTGGTCCGGGGCGAGAGCACCCTGACCCGCGCCCTGGTGGACGAGGAGCCCACGAGCCACCTGGTCGGCGTCGCCGACCTGGTGCTGCCCCAGGACGGCTGCGCGGTCGGCCGGGTCGACGCCGCGCCGCCGCGGCCCACCGATCCGCCGGCCCTGGCGATCGGGCCGGTGTGCCGGCTCGTCGAGAGGTTCACGCGCCTGTCCGGCCCGCCGGAGCGGGCCTGGGCCGCCGGCCGCGCCGCGCTCGCCACGGCGGCCATCGCGTGA
- a CDS encoding ArsR/SmtB family transcription factor — protein sequence MHAFDILGDPVRRRIIELLADGELSAGEVGAVVQREFGISQPGVSQHLRVLRENGFATVRPQGTRRLYAVDPAPLEELDRWLDRYRRFWNQRLDALGTELARGRARAAEGRAGGAEGRAGGSEGRRPRRRAADDNQG from the coding sequence GTGCACGCGTTCGACATCCTGGGCGACCCCGTCCGCCGGCGCATCATCGAGCTGCTGGCGGACGGCGAGCTGTCCGCGGGCGAGGTCGGCGCCGTCGTGCAGCGCGAGTTCGGCATCTCCCAGCCCGGCGTCTCGCAGCACCTGCGGGTGCTGCGCGAGAACGGCTTCGCCACCGTCCGCCCCCAGGGCACCCGGCGGCTCTACGCGGTCGACCCCGCCCCGCTGGAGGAGCTCGACCGGTGGCTGGACCGCTACCGGCGGTTCTGGAACCAGCGCCTCGACGCCCTGGGCACGGAACTCGCCCGCGGGCGCGCGCGGGCGGCCGAGGGGCGTGCCGGCGGCGCTGAGGGCCGCGCCGGCGGGTCCGAGGGGCGTCGGCCGCGGCGCCGGGCGGCCGACGACAACCAGGGCTGA
- a CDS encoding class I SAM-dependent methyltransferase, with product MFGPEHAEVYEAAYRGRGKSWQDEAADVTDRILAARPDAARLLDVGCGTGAHLETFATRFPHVEGLELAPAMLALARRRLPGVRLHAGDMRAFDLGATFDAVTCLFTAVNFLGTVAEMRAAVAAMSAHLVPGGVLVLEPWWFPERFIDGYVGGDLVREEGRTVARVSRSTRQGRVTRMEERWLVGDAAGIREFSQVGLLTMFTRQEYDAAFADAGCEAAYVEGWLTGRGLFVATRTGAASPALG from the coding sequence ATGTTCGGACCGGAGCACGCCGAGGTGTACGAGGCGGCCTACCGTGGCCGCGGCAAGAGCTGGCAGGACGAGGCGGCGGACGTGACGGACCGGATCCTGGCCGCCCGCCCCGACGCCGCCCGGCTGCTCGACGTCGGCTGCGGCACGGGTGCGCACCTGGAGACCTTCGCCACCCGCTTCCCCCACGTGGAAGGGCTCGAACTGGCCCCGGCGATGCTGGCGCTGGCCCGGCGCCGGCTGCCGGGGGTGCGCCTGCACGCCGGCGACATGCGGGCGTTCGACCTCGGTGCCACCTTCGACGCGGTGACCTGCCTGTTCACAGCGGTCAACTTCCTCGGCACGGTGGCCGAGATGCGCGCCGCCGTGGCCGCGATGTCGGCGCACCTGGTGCCCGGGGGTGTGCTGGTGCTGGAGCCGTGGTGGTTTCCGGAGCGGTTCATCGACGGGTACGTCGGCGGCGACCTCGTGCGCGAGGAGGGGCGGACCGTGGCGCGGGTGTCCCGGTCCACCCGGCAGGGCCGGGTGACGCGGATGGAGGAGCGCTGGCTGGTCGGTGACGCCGCCGGGATCCGCGAGTTCAGCCAGGTCGGGCTGCTCACCATGTTCACCCGACAGGAGTACGACGCGGCGTTCGCCGACGCCGGCTGCGAAGCCGCGTACGTCGAGGGCTGGCTGACGGGTCGGGGCCTCTTCGTGGCGACGCGTACCGGTGCCGCCTCCCCGGCATTGGGCTGA
- a CDS encoding CRTAC1 family protein → MSAMITMFRRQLAGLVALVLLTGMYVLVRQPEANADERRAMAQPYRFTPMSLPMPGGLPQQSIRRVNGAYQHLAAWISSVGAGVAMNDLDGDGLPNDLCVTDPRVDRVVVTPAPTAGADRYQPFVLDPAPLPMNPHIAPMGCLPGDVNADGRTDLLVYWWGRTPVVFLARADATGLSRDAYRPVELVPGAAGDGSAYDGPKWNTNAATLADFDGDGHLDVYIGNYFPDSPVLDPGVHGGVAMNRSMSNGLNGGEDHVFRWTGGSVGPAPSVSFAEVPDVFDTKVSRGWTLAVAANDVDGDQLPELYVANDFGPDRLLHNRSEPGRISFALVESRGLPGLTPKSKRLGHDSFKGMGVDFGDLDGDGMFDLYVGNITTSFGIQESNFAFVNTAANTEELRAALRAGSAPWHDRSAELGLAWSGWSWDVKFGDFTNRGEPAIVQTSGFVKGEVNRWAQLQEAATANDDLLADPRWWPKVEQGDDIAGGQHLAFHVRGADGRYEDLSHELGMAERVPSRGIATGDADGDGRLDLVVARQWDAPVFYRNDSPDTGNSLTLRLLHEQAQAAGPLAGAGSPVVGAHVRVTTPDGRVLIDRVDGGSGHSGRRSNEVSLGLGDATGPVAVHLTWRDRSGVPHEQELSLTPGRHTLTLGSQAREVSR, encoded by the coding sequence TTGTCGGCAATGATCACGATGTTCCGGCGGCAGTTGGCCGGGCTGGTCGCGCTGGTGCTGCTCACCGGCATGTACGTGCTGGTCCGGCAGCCGGAGGCGAACGCCGACGAGCGGCGCGCGATGGCCCAGCCCTACCGGTTCACGCCGATGTCGCTGCCCATGCCGGGCGGCCTGCCGCAACAGTCGATCCGCCGGGTCAACGGCGCGTACCAGCACCTGGCGGCGTGGATCTCCTCCGTCGGCGCGGGCGTCGCCATGAACGACCTGGACGGCGACGGGCTGCCCAACGACCTCTGCGTGACCGACCCCCGGGTCGACCGCGTCGTGGTCACCCCCGCCCCGACGGCCGGCGCCGACCGCTACCAGCCGTTCGTCCTCGACCCGGCGCCGCTGCCGATGAACCCGCACATCGCCCCGATGGGCTGCCTGCCGGGCGACGTCAACGCCGACGGCCGCACCGACCTGCTCGTCTACTGGTGGGGGCGGACCCCGGTGGTCTTCCTCGCCCGGGCCGACGCCACCGGGCTGTCCCGTGACGCGTACCGGCCGGTCGAGCTGGTGCCCGGCGCGGCCGGCGACGGCAGCGCGTACGACGGGCCGAAGTGGAACACCAACGCGGCCACCCTGGCCGACTTCGACGGCGACGGGCACCTCGACGTCTACATCGGCAACTACTTTCCCGACAGCCCGGTCCTCGATCCGGGCGTGCACGGCGGGGTGGCGATGAACCGGTCGATGTCCAACGGCCTCAACGGCGGCGAGGACCACGTCTTCCGCTGGACCGGCGGCAGCGTGGGCCCCGCCCCGAGCGTCTCCTTCGCCGAGGTGCCGGACGTCTTCGACACCAAGGTCTCGCGGGGCTGGACCCTCGCGGTGGCCGCGAACGACGTCGACGGCGACCAGCTGCCCGAGCTGTACGTGGCCAACGACTTCGGGCCGGACCGGCTGCTGCACAACCGGTCGGAGCCGGGACGGATCTCCTTCGCGCTGGTCGAGAGCCGTGGGCTGCCCGGCCTGACCCCGAAGTCCAAGCGGCTGGGCCACGACTCGTTCAAGGGCATGGGCGTGGACTTCGGCGACCTCGACGGCGACGGCATGTTCGACCTCTACGTCGGCAACATCACCACCTCGTTCGGCATCCAGGAGAGCAACTTCGCCTTCGTCAACACCGCCGCGAACACCGAGGAACTGCGGGCCGCGCTGCGGGCCGGCTCGGCGCCGTGGCACGACCGCAGCGCCGAGCTGGGCCTGGCCTGGAGCGGGTGGAGTTGGGACGTCAAGTTCGGCGACTTCACCAACCGCGGGGAGCCGGCCATCGTGCAGACCTCCGGCTTCGTCAAGGGCGAGGTCAACCGGTGGGCGCAGTTGCAGGAGGCGGCCACGGCCAACGACGACCTGCTCGCCGACCCCCGCTGGTGGCCCAAGGTCGAGCAGGGCGACGACATCGCCGGCGGCCAGCACCTGGCCTTCCACGTGCGCGGCGCCGACGGCCGCTACGAGGACCTCAGCCACGAGCTCGGCATGGCCGAGCGGGTGCCCAGCCGGGGCATCGCCACCGGCGACGCCGACGGCGACGGGCGTCTCGACCTCGTCGTGGCCCGGCAGTGGGACGCGCCGGTCTTCTACCGCAACGACAGCCCGGACACCGGAAACTCCCTCACCCTGCGGCTGCTGCACGAGCAGGCGCAGGCCGCCGGCCCGCTCGCCGGGGCGGGGTCGCCCGTCGTCGGCGCCCACGTCCGGGTGACCACCCCCGACGGTCGGGTGCTCATCGACCGGGTCGACGGCGGCAGCGGCCACTCCGGCCGCCGCAGCAACGAGGTGTCGCTCGGTCTCGGCGACGCGACCGGCCCGGTGGCGGTCCATCTCACCTGGCGGGACCGCTCCGGCGTCCCGCACGAGCAGGAACTGTCGCTCACCCCCGGTCGACACACCCTCACCCTCGGCTCGCAAGCTCGGGAGGTCTCGCGATGA
- a CDS encoding nucleotide sugar dehydrogenase: MPFLPDPGGPSPLRVVIAGAGYVGTCLAVTLAGRGVEVVAVDSDPGTVADLRAGRCRLPEPGLAEAVGALAGTGRLTASTSYDAVGAADVVIVTVGTPTDAGHEMVADQLVAACEQIAPRLRAGQLVILKSTVSPGTTRTLVAPLLESGGLVHERDFGLAFCPERLAESVALAQVRTLPVVVGGCGPRSAAAAERFWRSTLHVDVRQVPSAEAAEVVKLATNWWIDANVAIANELARYCAVLGVDVLDVIGAANTLPKGSSMVNLLLPGVGVGGSCLTKDPWMAWRDGRDRGVPLHTVETARAVNDDMPRHTAAVIADELVKLGRDRSDTTIAVLGAAFKNDTGDVRNTPVRGVVAALRDAGFQVRIFDPLADPAEIAARFGAAPAASLDEAVAGAGCLAFLAGHRQFHELDFAALAGQVDEPCLVFDGRMHLPPARIRELHRFGFAYRGIGR, translated from the coding sequence ATGCCGTTCCTTCCCGACCCGGGCGGACCGTCCCCGCTGAGGGTCGTCATCGCCGGTGCCGGCTACGTCGGCACCTGTCTCGCCGTCACCCTCGCCGGTCGGGGCGTCGAGGTGGTCGCGGTCGACAGCGACCCGGGCACGGTCGCCGACCTGCGGGCCGGCCGTTGCCGGCTGCCCGAGCCGGGTCTGGCCGAGGCGGTCGGCGCCCTCGCCGGCACCGGACGGCTGACGGCCAGCACGTCGTACGACGCGGTCGGCGCGGCGGACGTGGTGATCGTGACGGTCGGCACGCCGACCGACGCCGGTCACGAGATGGTCGCCGACCAGCTCGTGGCGGCGTGCGAGCAGATCGCCCCCCGGCTGCGCGCCGGTCAGCTCGTGATCCTCAAGTCGACGGTCTCGCCGGGCACCACCCGCACCCTCGTCGCGCCGCTGTTGGAGAGCGGCGGGCTGGTGCACGAGCGCGACTTCGGGCTGGCCTTCTGCCCGGAGCGGCTGGCCGAGAGCGTGGCGCTGGCGCAGGTGCGGACGCTGCCGGTGGTGGTGGGCGGCTGCGGCCCGCGCAGCGCCGCCGCGGCCGAACGGTTCTGGCGGTCCACCCTCCACGTGGACGTCCGGCAGGTGCCGTCGGCGGAGGCCGCCGAGGTGGTCAAGCTCGCGACCAACTGGTGGATCGACGCGAACGTGGCGATCGCCAACGAGTTGGCCCGCTACTGCGCGGTGCTCGGGGTGGACGTCCTCGACGTGATCGGGGCGGCCAACACCCTGCCCAAGGGCAGCAGCATGGTGAACCTGCTGCTGCCGGGGGTGGGGGTCGGCGGCTCCTGCCTGACCAAGGACCCGTGGATGGCCTGGCGCGACGGCCGGGACCGGGGCGTGCCCCTGCACACGGTCGAGACCGCCCGCGCGGTCAACGACGACATGCCCCGCCACACCGCCGCCGTCATCGCCGACGAGTTGGTCAAGCTGGGCCGGGACCGGTCGGACACGACGATCGCCGTCCTCGGCGCGGCGTTCAAGAACGACACCGGCGACGTCCGCAACACGCCGGTACGCGGCGTGGTGGCGGCGCTGCGCGACGCCGGCTTCCAGGTCCGGATCTTCGACCCGCTCGCCGATCCCGCCGAGATCGCCGCCCGGTTCGGCGCCGCACCCGCGGCGAGCCTGGACGAGGCGGTGGCCGGGGCGGGCTGCCTGGCCTTCCTCGCCGGGCACCGCCAGTTCCACGAGCTCGACTTCGCCGCCCTGGCCGGCCAGGTGGACGAGCCCTGCCTGGTCTTCGACGGCCGCATGCACCTCCCGCCGGCGCGCATCCGCGAGCTGCACCGGTTCGGCTTCGCCTACCGCGGCATTGGAAGGTGA
- a CDS encoding DUF1702 family protein, with product MPVNWRTIRQYVLTPGMAQTRFATRGFRARDEATRERLESVGAHFLTGYGHAVGARDPDEAAVALETVEPELRGFAYEGAAMGLAVLDGLTGGRRVARFLAGPAARHVYMVHVGVGWAMARLPRWRRHAIQPADRLLGWLALDGYGFHQAYFHTGRYVRSHRRDEVLPWSGDPIGRWTGRVVDQGVGRAMWFVEGAHPDRIADAVDGFPPDRHEDLYSGVALAATYAGGAPPEDLRRLRERGGAYAPAMAQGSAFAAEARERAGLTTAHTAAATEVFCGAPPAEAAAVTQAALADLDRDGPVPAYLVWRQRIAEQFVTLGRC from the coding sequence ATGCCGGTAAATTGGCGAACCATTCGTCAATACGTCCTGACGCCGGGGATGGCCCAGACCAGGTTCGCCACCCGGGGCTTCCGGGCCCGCGACGAGGCCACCCGCGAGCGTCTGGAGTCCGTCGGCGCCCACTTCCTCACCGGATACGGCCACGCCGTCGGCGCCCGCGACCCCGACGAGGCCGCCGTGGCGCTGGAGACCGTCGAGCCGGAGCTGCGCGGGTTCGCGTACGAGGGCGCGGCGATGGGCCTCGCCGTCCTGGACGGGCTGACCGGCGGCCGTCGCGTCGCCCGGTTCCTGGCCGGCCCGGCCGCCCGGCACGTCTACATGGTCCACGTCGGGGTGGGCTGGGCGATGGCCCGCCTGCCCCGCTGGCGCCGGCACGCGATCCAGCCCGCCGACCGCCTGCTGGGCTGGCTCGCCCTCGACGGCTACGGATTCCACCAGGCGTACTTCCACACCGGGCGGTACGTGCGGTCACACCGCCGCGACGAGGTGCTGCCCTGGTCCGGCGACCCGATCGGGCGGTGGACCGGGCGGGTGGTGGACCAGGGCGTCGGCCGCGCCATGTGGTTCGTCGAGGGCGCCCACCCCGACCGGATCGCCGACGCCGTCGACGGGTTCCCGCCGGACCGGCACGAGGACCTGTACAGCGGGGTGGCGCTGGCCGCCACGTACGCCGGCGGGGCGCCGCCGGAGGACCTGCGCCGGCTGCGCGAGCGCGGCGGCGCGTACGCCCCGGCGATGGCGCAGGGCAGCGCGTTCGCGGCGGAGGCCCGGGAGCGCGCCGGGCTGACCACCGCGCACACCGCCGCCGCCACCGAGGTCTTCTGCGGCGCGCCGCCGGCCGAGGCGGCGGCGGTCACCCAGGCCGCGCTGGCCGACCTCGACCGGGACGGACCGGTGCCGGCCTACCTGGTGTGGCGGCAGCGGATCGCCGAGCAGTTCGTCACGCTGGGGAGGTGCTGA
- a CDS encoding NAD-dependent epimerase/dehydratase family protein: MPRSIVTGGFGFVGSHVVERLVRRGDEVVVYDLADPPPDLAPAAGAVRHVRGDVRDADALAAAAAGADEVYHLAAVVGVDRYLSRPLDVVEINVDGTRNALRAALRAGARVVVSSTSEVYGRNPRVPWREDDDRVLGSTATDRWSYSTSKAAAEHLAFAFHRQEGLPVTVLRYFNVYGPRQRPAYVLSRTIARLLRGVPPVVYDDGRQTRCFTWIDEAAEATLLAAAHPRAVGECFNIGSSVETTVAEAIRLAGTVTGVPVAALTADTGAGLGARYQDIPRRVPDCGKAAALLDWRARVPLVTGLRRTVEWARRNPWWTAQADDGLVVR; encoded by the coding sequence GTGCCCAGATCGATCGTCACCGGCGGCTTCGGCTTCGTCGGCAGTCACGTCGTGGAGCGGCTGGTCCGCCGCGGCGACGAGGTCGTCGTCTACGACCTCGCCGACCCGCCGCCGGACCTGGCGCCGGCCGCGGGCGCGGTGCGGCACGTCCGCGGCGACGTGCGGGACGCCGACGCGCTGGCCGCCGCCGCGGCCGGGGCGGACGAGGTCTACCACCTCGCGGCTGTCGTCGGCGTCGACCGGTACCTCAGCCGGCCGCTGGACGTGGTCGAGATCAACGTGGACGGCACCCGGAACGCGTTGCGCGCCGCCCTGCGCGCCGGCGCCCGGGTCGTGGTCTCCAGCACCAGCGAGGTGTACGGGCGCAACCCGCGGGTGCCGTGGCGGGAGGACGACGACCGGGTGCTCGGCAGCACGGCGACGGACCGGTGGTCGTACTCGACGAGCAAGGCGGCCGCCGAGCACCTGGCCTTCGCCTTCCACCGGCAGGAGGGCCTGCCGGTGACGGTCCTGCGGTACTTCAACGTCTACGGCCCGCGCCAGCGCCCGGCGTACGTCCTGAGCCGCACCATCGCCCGGCTGTTGCGCGGCGTCCCGCCGGTGGTGTACGACGACGGCCGTCAGACGCGCTGCTTCACCTGGATCGACGAGGCCGCCGAGGCGACCCTGCTGGCGGCGGCCCACCCCCGGGCCGTCGGCGAGTGTTTCAACATCGGCAGCAGCGTCGAGACCACCGTCGCCGAGGCGATCCGGCTGGCGGGGACGGTCACCGGGGTGCCGGTGGCGGCCCTGACCGCGGACACCGGGGCCGGGCTGGGCGCCCGCTACCAGGACATCCCGCGCCGCGTCCCCGACTGCGGCAAGGCGGCGGCGCTGCTGGACTGGCGGGCCCGGGTGCCGCTGGTGACCGGCCTGCGCCGGACGGTCGAGTGGGCCCGCCGCAACCCCTGGTGGACGGCGCAGGCCGACGACGGACTGGTCGTCCGGTAG
- a CDS encoding enediyne biosynthesis protein — translation MTQKPAKDPRITALRRFAISITVLNIAGYTVLGFEQAWAWPLFALATGYAVELVLETIGARAEHRPPRYRGGGARGLVEFLYPAHITALAVNMLLYVNDRLPVMLFAVAVAISGKWLFRVPVNGRLRHFMNPSNFGIAVVLLLFPWISIAPPYQFTEYLEGPADWIVPAVIVVFGTMLNAKLTGRMWLIAGWLGVFVLQSVVRGLVLDTAILPALATMTGVAFVLFTNYMITDPGTTPSRPLSQLAFGGGVALVYGVLTGASIVYGLFFATAIVCLVRGGFLWSLHAVRVAAREGKGAPPAAGTLDGTVPPAVAREMVRA, via the coding sequence ATGACGCAGAAGCCGGCGAAGGACCCGCGGATCACCGCGCTGCGCAGGTTCGCCATCTCCATCACCGTCCTCAACATCGCCGGCTACACCGTGCTCGGCTTCGAGCAGGCCTGGGCGTGGCCGCTGTTCGCGCTCGCCACCGGCTACGCGGTGGAGCTGGTGCTGGAGACGATCGGCGCGCGGGCCGAGCACCGCCCGCCCCGCTACCGCGGCGGCGGGGCGCGGGGCCTGGTCGAGTTCCTCTATCCCGCGCACATCACCGCCCTCGCGGTGAACATGCTGCTGTACGTCAACGACCGCCTGCCGGTGATGCTCTTCGCGGTGGCCGTGGCCATCAGCGGGAAGTGGCTGTTCCGGGTGCCGGTCAACGGCCGGCTGCGGCACTTCATGAACCCGTCGAACTTCGGCATCGCGGTGGTGCTGCTGCTGTTCCCGTGGATCTCCATCGCGCCGCCGTACCAGTTCACCGAGTATCTCGAAGGCCCGGCCGACTGGATCGTCCCGGCGGTCATCGTCGTCTTCGGCACCATGCTCAACGCCAAGCTCACCGGCCGGATGTGGCTGATCGCCGGCTGGCTGGGCGTCTTCGTCCTCCAGTCGGTGGTGCGGGGGCTCGTGCTGGACACCGCCATCCTGCCGGCGCTGGCCACCATGACCGGGGTGGCGTTCGTGCTGTTCACCAACTACATGATCACCGATCCGGGGACCACCCCGTCGCGGCCGTTGTCGCAGCTCGCCTTCGGCGGCGGGGTGGCCCTGGTCTACGGCGTCCTGACCGGCGCGTCCATCGTGTACGGCCTGTTCTTCGCCACCGCCATCGTCTGCCTCGTGCGGGGCGGCTTCCTCTGGTCGCTGCACGCGGTGCGGGTCGCCGCCCGCGAGGGCAAGGGCGCCCCGCCCGCCGCGGGGACCCTCGACGGCACGGTGCCACCCGCGGTGGCCCGGGAGATGGTGCGGGCATGA